One window of Vibrio sinaloensis genomic DNA carries:
- the ppc gene encoding phosphoenolpyruvate carboxylase, whose protein sequence is MNEKYSALRSNVSMLGHLLGNTIKDAHGEVLLEKVETIRKLSKSALAGNQQDRESLIDEIKSLPNDQLTPVAHAFNQFLNLTNMAEQYHTISRHCDAHVCEPDAINTLFAKLGQNNISKLDTAQAVRDLNIELVLTAHPTEITRRTMIHKLVKINKCLSKLELGDLSVKERHKTERRLEQLIAQSWHSDTIRQQRPTPLDEAKWGFAVVENSLWEAVPDFLRELDERLEGYLGEGLPIDARPVHFSSWMGGDRDGNPFVTHTITREVLLLSRWKAADLYLGDINELVNELSMTQCNDAVRALAGDDQHEPYRAVLKELRALLDETKEILDAKILGQKLAVKAPLQRVEQLWEPLYACYQSLHECGMGIIADGSLLDTLRRIKAFGIHLVRLDIRQESTRHSDVLSELTRYLGIGDYDQWSEQDKIAFLTNELASKRPLLPRDWQPSEPVQEVLDTCKIIAAQPREAFGAYVISMARTASDVLAVHLLLQESGCPYRMDVCPLFETLDDLNNAEAVVKQLMGIDLYRGFIQNHQMVMIGYSDSAKDAGVMSAGWAQYHAMESLVKVAEEEGVELTLFHGRGGTIGRGGAPAHAALLSQPPKSLKGGLRVTEQGEMIRFKLGLPEVAVNSFNLYASAILEANLLPPPEPKQEWRDLMNVLSEVSCESYRNVVRGEPDFVPYFRQATPELELGKLPLGSRPAKRNPNGGVESLRAIPWIFSWSQNRLVLPAWLGAGEAIQYSIDKGHQALLEEMCREWPFFSTRLGMLEMVYTKCNMEISRYYDERLVEPKLQPLGDRLREQLQKDIKAVLNVENNENLMQSDPWGQESIRLRNIYVEPLNMLQAELLYRTRQSDTASPELEEALMVTIAGIAAGMRNTG, encoded by the coding sequence ATGAACGAGAAATACTCTGCACTCAGAAGCAATGTCAGCATGCTCGGGCATTTGCTCGGCAACACCATTAAGGACGCACATGGTGAGGTACTTCTAGAGAAAGTAGAAACCATTCGTAAACTCTCCAAATCGGCGCTCGCAGGCAATCAACAAGACCGCGAAAGCTTGATAGATGAGATCAAGAGCCTGCCTAATGATCAGCTCACTCCGGTGGCTCATGCCTTTAACCAGTTTCTCAATCTGACCAACATGGCCGAGCAGTACCACACCATTTCACGTCACTGTGACGCGCATGTGTGTGAGCCTGACGCCATCAATACGCTGTTTGCCAAACTTGGCCAAAACAACATCAGTAAGCTTGATACCGCTCAGGCAGTTCGTGATCTAAATATCGAGCTGGTGTTGACTGCTCACCCGACAGAAATCACTCGTCGCACCATGATTCACAAGCTGGTTAAGATCAATAAGTGTCTATCTAAGCTTGAGCTGGGCGATCTTTCCGTCAAAGAGCGACACAAGACAGAACGCCGTCTGGAGCAGCTCATTGCTCAGAGCTGGCACTCAGATACCATCCGCCAGCAACGCCCAACTCCGCTTGATGAAGCCAAATGGGGCTTCGCTGTGGTTGAGAACTCACTGTGGGAAGCGGTACCTGACTTCTTGCGTGAGCTGGATGAGCGCCTAGAAGGTTATCTTGGTGAAGGGTTGCCTATTGATGCGCGCCCAGTGCATTTCTCATCTTGGATGGGTGGCGACCGCGACGGTAACCCATTCGTCACGCACACTATTACCCGTGAAGTCTTGCTGCTGTCTCGCTGGAAAGCCGCAGATCTCTATCTTGGTGACATCAACGAGCTGGTCAATGAGCTGTCGATGACGCAATGCAACGATGCGGTTCGTGCCCTTGCGGGAGACGACCAACACGAACCGTATCGCGCGGTGTTGAAAGAACTACGTGCGCTACTCGACGAAACTAAAGAGATCCTCGACGCGAAAATCCTTGGCCAGAAACTGGCAGTGAAAGCGCCACTGCAACGGGTCGAGCAACTATGGGAGCCGCTTTACGCGTGTTACCAATCGCTGCACGAATGCGGAATGGGCATCATCGCTGACGGTTCACTACTCGATACCCTGCGTCGTATTAAAGCGTTCGGCATCCACTTGGTTCGACTTGATATCCGTCAAGAGAGTACTCGTCATTCGGATGTGCTGTCTGAGCTAACCCGCTACCTAGGCATTGGTGATTACGACCAGTGGAGCGAGCAAGATAAGATCGCTTTCCTAACCAACGAGCTAGCATCGAAACGACCGCTACTTCCACGCGACTGGCAACCATCAGAGCCAGTACAGGAAGTACTGGATACCTGTAAGATTATTGCCGCTCAACCACGTGAAGCGTTTGGCGCTTACGTGATTTCAATGGCTCGTACTGCCTCCGATGTTCTGGCGGTACACTTGCTACTACAAGAGTCGGGCTGTCCTTACCGTATGGATGTGTGCCCACTGTTTGAGACCTTGGACGATCTCAACAACGCCGAAGCGGTGGTGAAACAGCTGATGGGCATCGACCTCTACCGTGGCTTTATTCAAAACCATCAAATGGTCATGATTGGCTACTCGGATTCTGCCAAAGACGCTGGTGTGATGTCGGCGGGCTGGGCGCAATACCATGCGATGGAGTCTTTAGTTAAAGTCGCGGAAGAAGAAGGCGTCGAGCTAACGCTATTCCACGGTCGCGGCGGTACTATCGGCCGCGGTGGTGCGCCTGCACATGCTGCATTGCTGTCTCAGCCACCAAAGAGCTTAAAAGGCGGCTTACGTGTCACCGAACAGGGCGAGATGATTCGCTTTAAGCTTGGCTTACCTGAAGTGGCGGTCAATAGCTTTAACCTTTACGCCAGCGCCATTTTGGAAGCCAACCTTCTGCCGCCGCCGGAGCCAAAGCAAGAGTGGCGCGATCTGATGAACGTCCTGTCTGAAGTGAGCTGTGAGTCTTACCGCAATGTCGTTCGAGGCGAGCCTGATTTCGTGCCTTACTTCCGCCAAGCCACGCCAGAGCTTGAGCTAGGTAAACTGCCGCTCGGATCTCGCCCCGCTAAGCGTAACCCCAATGGCGGTGTCGAGAGCTTGCGTGCGATTCCATGGATCTTCTCGTGGAGCCAAAACCGCTTGGTTCTGCCTGCTTGGCTCGGTGCTGGTGAAGCGATTCAATACTCGATTGATAAAGGACACCAAGCGCTACTGGAAGAGATGTGTCGCGAATGGCCATTTTTCTCCACTCGCCTAGGTATGCTAGAGATGGTTTACACCAAGTGTAATATGGAAATCTCTCGCTACTACGATGAGCGTCTGGTTGAGCCAAAACTGCAACCTCTCGGCGATCGTCTGCGTGAGCAGTTGCAAAAGGACATCAAAGCGGTGCTCAACGTCGAGAACAACGAGAACTTGATGCAGAGCGACCCTTGGGGTCAAGAGTCGATTCGTTTACGCAACATCTATGTTGAGCCTTTGAACATGTTGCAAGCTGAGCTACTCTATCGTACCCGTCAGAGTGACACCGCCTCTCCTGAACTCGAAGAAGCCTTGATGGTCACCATCGCAGGTATTGCAGCAGGTATGCGTAACACCGGTTAA
- the argE gene encoding acetylornithine deacetylase codes for MQLPSFLEVYRGLISTSSISSTDPSWDEGNAQVIEKLATWLKDIGFEVNLTEVEAGKFNLIAKKGAGEGGLLLAGHSDTVPFDQGRWTYEPHALTEANNRFYGLGTADMKGFFAFIIEAVKKVDWSQQTKPLYILATCDEETTMLGARHFTDNAPFKPDYCIIGEPTSLVPIRGHKGHVANAVRVTGKSGHSSDPALGVNAIEIMHEVLFALMQLRDKLIKEYHHPGFAIPSPTLNLGHIHGGDSANRICGCCELHYDVRPLPGISLDGLDNMLRGALKEVEAKWPGRVSITPLHEPIPGYECQHDHPFIDGVEEICGIESQTVNYCTEAPFLQQLCPTLVLGPGSIDQAHQPDEYLAFEYIDPTIDVLAKAMHKYCF; via the coding sequence ATGCAATTACCAAGCTTTCTAGAGGTCTACCGCGGCCTAATCTCGACCTCTTCAATTAGCTCGACTGACCCTAGTTGGGATGAAGGCAACGCCCAAGTAATTGAAAAGCTGGCTACTTGGCTTAAAGACATCGGCTTTGAAGTGAATCTAACCGAAGTAGAAGCGGGCAAATTTAACCTGATTGCCAAAAAAGGCGCTGGCGAAGGTGGACTGCTGCTTGCCGGTCACAGCGACACCGTTCCCTTCGACCAAGGGCGTTGGACCTATGAGCCCCATGCGTTGACCGAGGCCAACAACCGGTTTTATGGTTTAGGCACCGCCGATATGAAAGGTTTCTTTGCTTTTATTATTGAAGCGGTTAAAAAGGTCGATTGGAGTCAGCAGACCAAGCCTCTATATATACTGGCCACCTGCGATGAAGAGACCACCATGCTCGGCGCACGTCATTTCACCGACAACGCTCCGTTCAAACCGGATTACTGCATTATTGGTGAGCCCACCAGTCTGGTGCCGATTCGCGGCCACAAAGGCCACGTAGCCAATGCTGTGCGAGTGACCGGAAAGTCAGGCCACTCGTCTGATCCTGCACTCGGCGTGAATGCGATAGAAATCATGCATGAGGTGCTGTTCGCTCTGATGCAACTGCGTGACAAACTGATCAAAGAGTACCATCACCCTGGCTTTGCCATTCCGAGCCCGACCCTTAACCTAGGCCACATTCACGGTGGTGACAGTGCCAACCGTATTTGTGGTTGCTGTGAGCTGCACTATGACGTACGTCCTCTGCCGGGTATCAGTTTAGATGGCCTAGACAACATGCTGCGCGGTGCGCTTAAAGAAGTCGAAGCCAAATGGCCAGGGCGCGTATCGATCACGCCACTGCATGAGCCAATTCCGGGTTATGAGTGTCAACACGACCACCCTTTTATTGACGGCGTAGAGGAAATCTGTGGCATCGAGTCGCAAACCGTCAACTACTGCACCGAAGCCCCGTTCCTCCAGCAGTTGTGTCCAACTCTGGTCCTCGGGCCCGGATCGATTGATCAGGCTCATCAACCTGACGAGTATCTGGCGTTCGAGTACATTGACCCGACTATCGATGTTCTGGCAAAAGCGATGCATAAATATTGTTTTTAG
- the argC gene encoding N-acetyl-gamma-glutamyl-phosphate reductase encodes MLKTTIIGASGYTGAELALMVHKHSKLTLTGLYVSANSVDAGKDISQLHGKLAGQLSHIVEALNDVVSVAEQCDVVFLATAHEVSHDLAPIFLEHGCQVFDLSGAFRVQQDGFYSEFYGFEHQHAAWLDQAEYGLAEWNSEGIKQSALIAVPGCYPTASQLAIKPLLAQQLIDTQQWPVINATSGVSGAGRKASMTNSFCEVSLQPYGVFNHRHQPEIANHLGTQVIFTPHLGNFKRGILATITMKLAPGVSESQVDAAFNQAYQDKPAVRLLADALPKLHNVENTPFCDIGWKVQGEHIIVVSAIDNLLKGASSQAMQCLNIHYGFPELSALV; translated from the coding sequence ATGCTTAAAACCACAATCATCGGCGCAAGCGGATACACCGGAGCAGAACTTGCTCTGATGGTGCACAAACACTCAAAGCTTACGCTAACAGGTTTGTATGTGTCCGCCAACAGTGTTGATGCTGGGAAAGATATCTCACAGCTGCACGGCAAGTTGGCCGGGCAGCTTTCTCATATCGTTGAAGCATTAAATGACGTGGTCAGTGTTGCCGAGCAGTGTGATGTGGTGTTTTTGGCTACCGCGCATGAAGTCAGCCACGATTTAGCGCCAATCTTCCTTGAACATGGTTGTCAGGTATTCGACTTATCGGGCGCGTTTCGTGTGCAACAAGATGGCTTCTACAGTGAGTTTTACGGCTTTGAACACCAGCATGCCGCTTGGTTAGACCAAGCAGAGTATGGATTAGCCGAATGGAACAGCGAAGGGATCAAACAGAGTGCTTTGATCGCCGTTCCGGGCTGTTACCCAACCGCTTCGCAACTGGCAATCAAACCTTTGCTTGCACAACAGTTGATTGATACCCAGCAGTGGCCGGTGATCAACGCCACCAGTGGTGTGTCTGGCGCTGGGCGTAAAGCCTCGATGACCAATAGCTTTTGTGAAGTGAGCTTGCAGCCTTATGGCGTATTTAATCATCGTCACCAACCTGAAATCGCCAATCATTTAGGGACTCAGGTTATTTTTACTCCTCACTTAGGCAACTTTAAGCGCGGTATTTTGGCCACGATTACCATGAAGTTGGCGCCGGGCGTGAGCGAATCTCAAGTGGACGCGGCGTTCAATCAAGCTTATCAAGATAAACCGGCAGTGCGTTTACTCGCTGATGCTCTGCCTAAGTTACATAATGTTGAAAATACGCCTTTCTGCGATATCGGCTGGAAGGTTCAAGGTGAGCATATCATCGTGGTATCTGCGATTGATAACTTACTTAAAGGTGCATCAAGTCAAGCGATGCAATGTTTAAACATCCACTACGGATTCCCAGAGCTATCTGCTCTTGTGTAG
- the argB gene encoding acetylglutamate kinase: MTDNNLTPLVIKLGGAALSCTETLSQVFGAIAQYQKQAQRRIVIVHGGGYLVDDLMAQLQLKTVKKDGLRVTPYEQIPVIAGALAGTANKMLQGQAIKDGLNAVGLSLADGGLCHVQELDPELGAVGKATPGNSTVLQAILSTGALPIISSIGLTEQGQMMNVNADQAAVAVAGALDAELVLLSDVSGVLDGKGHLIKSLDEKQAQSLINGHVITDGMIVKVNAALEAANDLGRPIEVATWRYPEKLAELFAGQSIGTQFLPKA, from the coding sequence ATGACAGATAACAATCTTACTCCATTAGTGATCAAATTAGGCGGTGCTGCACTGTCGTGTACTGAGACGTTAAGCCAGGTATTTGGTGCGATTGCCCAATACCAAAAGCAAGCTCAGCGACGAATTGTGATCGTCCACGGGGGAGGTTATCTGGTGGACGATCTCATGGCTCAACTGCAACTTAAAACGGTCAAGAAAGACGGTTTGAGAGTGACGCCGTATGAGCAAATCCCAGTGATAGCGGGAGCCTTAGCCGGAACAGCCAATAAGATGCTGCAGGGGCAAGCGATTAAAGATGGCCTGAATGCGGTGGGCTTAAGTCTTGCCGATGGTGGCTTATGTCACGTGCAAGAGCTCGACCCTGAGCTAGGTGCGGTAGGCAAAGCGACGCCAGGTAACTCGACGGTGTTGCAAGCGATACTCAGTACGGGTGCGCTGCCGATCATCAGTTCCATTGGGCTAACAGAGCAAGGACAGATGATGAACGTCAATGCGGATCAGGCTGCGGTTGCGGTCGCTGGTGCCCTCGACGCTGAATTGGTTCTGCTATCTGATGTCAGCGGAGTGCTGGACGGAAAAGGCCACTTAATTAAAAGCCTGGATGAGAAGCAGGCGCAGAGCCTCATCAATGGTCATGTGATCACCGATGGGATGATTGTCAAAGTCAACGCTGCACTCGAGGCGGCCAATGACTTAGGGCGTCCGATTGAAGTGGCGACATGGCGATACCCAGAGAAGCTCGCTGAACTGTTTGCCGGGCAAAGCATCGGTACTCAGTTTTTGCCTAAGGCATAA
- a CDS encoding argininosuccinate synthase — translation MSKVQVNKVVVAYSGGLDTSVIIPWLKENYDCEVVAFVADVGQGEEELAGIEEKAKASGASECYIADLKEEMVADYIYPTLKTGAYYEGKYLLGTSMARPIIAKAQVEVARKVGADALCHGCTGKGNDQVRFEGAFAALAPDLHVIAPWREWDLVSREECLDYLAERNIPCTASLTKIYSRDANAWHISTEGGVLEETWNAPNEDCWAWTVDPEQAPNEAEYVTLKVAKGEVVAVDGETMTPYNALVYLNDKGAKHGIGRIDIVENRLVGMKSRGCYETPGGTIMMEALRAVEQLVLDKTAFEFREELGVKASHLVYDGRWFTPLCKSIMAAAEELAKDVNGEVVVKLYKGMATVTQKRSENSLYCEQFATFGEDEVYDQSHAEGFIRLYSLSSRIRALNSLKK, via the coding sequence ATGAGCAAAGTTCAAGTAAATAAAGTAGTTGTCGCATACTCTGGCGGTCTGGATACCTCAGTGATCATTCCATGGCTGAAAGAGAACTATGACTGTGAAGTCGTGGCCTTCGTTGCCGATGTGGGTCAAGGTGAAGAAGAGCTGGCCGGCATTGAAGAGAAAGCCAAAGCATCAGGTGCCTCTGAGTGTTACATCGCCGACTTGAAAGAAGAGATGGTGGCCGATTACATCTACCCGACGCTAAAAACCGGTGCTTACTACGAGGGTAAGTACTTACTGGGTACGTCCATGGCACGTCCTATTATTGCCAAAGCTCAAGTTGAAGTTGCACGTAAAGTGGGTGCAGATGCCTTATGTCATGGTTGTACTGGTAAAGGTAATGACCAGGTGCGTTTTGAAGGTGCCTTTGCCGCGCTTGCCCCGGATTTGCATGTGATTGCGCCTTGGCGTGAGTGGGACCTCGTTAGCCGTGAAGAGTGTCTAGATTACCTTGCGGAGCGTAATATTCCTTGTACTGCCTCTCTGACCAAAATTTATTCACGCGACGCTAATGCATGGCACATCTCTACCGAAGGCGGCGTGTTGGAAGAAACTTGGAATGCGCCAAACGAAGATTGCTGGGCTTGGACGGTTGACCCTGAGCAAGCACCGAATGAAGCAGAATATGTAACACTGAAAGTAGCAAAAGGCGAAGTCGTTGCGGTAGACGGAGAAACCATGACTCCGTATAACGCGTTGGTTTACCTAAACGACAAAGGTGCGAAGCACGGTATTGGTCGTATCGATATTGTTGAGAACCGTTTAGTTGGGATGAAGTCTCGTGGCTGTTACGAAACCCCAGGAGGCACCATCATGATGGAAGCTTTGCGCGCGGTTGAGCAACTGGTGCTGGATAAAACCGCATTTGAGTTCCGTGAAGAGTTGGGCGTAAAAGCATCGCACCTAGTCTACGATGGCCGTTGGTTCACTCCACTGTGTAAGTCCATTATGGCAGCGGCTGAAGAACTGGCGAAAGACGTCAATGGCGAAGTCGTGGTCAAACTCTACAAAGGCATGGCAACGGTAACGCAAAAACGTTCGGAAAACAGCTTGTACTGTGAGCAGTTCGCGACCTTTGGTGAAGACGAAGTGTACGATCAGAGCCATGCAGAAGGCTTTATCCGTCTTTACTCGCTTTCAAGCCGTATCCGTGCGCTGAATAGTCTGAAGAAATAG
- the argH gene encoding argininosuccinate lyase → MALWGGRFTQAADTRFKEFNDSLRFDYRLAEQDIVGSIAWSKALFSVDVLNEEEQQKLELALNELKLEVMEDPHQILRSDAEDIHSWVEQQLISKVGDLGKKLHTGRSRNDQVATDLKLWCRQQGQQLLMALDRLQAQMVAVAKQHQTTVLPGYTHLQRAQPVTFAHWCLAYVEMFERDYSRLDDAIKRLDTCPLGSGALAGTAYPIDREKVAHNLGFRRATRNSLDSVSDRDHVMELMSVASISMLHLSRLAEDMIFYNSGESNFIELADTVTSGSSLMPQKKNPDALELIRGKTGRVYGSLAAMMMTVKALPLAYNKDMQEDKEGLFDALDTWNDCMEMAALCFDGIKVNQERTLEAAKQGYANATELADYLVAKGIPFREAHHIVGVAVVGAIAKGCALEELSIAELKEFSEVIEEDVYAILTIESCLEKRSALGGVSPKQVAHAVEQAEGRLIKRDTSAVKVRPARLTDIEALEGMVTYWANMGENLPRSRSELVRDIGSFAVAEHHGEVTGCASLYVYDSGLAEIRSLGVEAGWQGQGQGTAIVQYLVEKARQMAIKKVFVLTRTPEFFMKQAFLPTSKSLLPEKVLKDCEQCPRQHACDEVALEVNLVEQAIVRVNVA, encoded by the coding sequence ATGGCATTATGGGGCGGAAGATTTACCCAAGCAGCAGATACAAGATTCAAAGAATTTAACGATTCGTTGCGCTTCGATTACCGATTGGCTGAGCAAGATATCGTGGGCTCTATCGCATGGTCAAAAGCGTTATTCTCTGTCGATGTGCTAAACGAAGAAGAGCAGCAAAAGCTAGAGCTTGCACTGAATGAGCTGAAATTAGAGGTGATGGAAGACCCGCACCAAATCTTGCGTTCAGACGCTGAAGATATCCACTCTTGGGTTGAGCAGCAGTTGATCAGCAAAGTCGGCGATTTAGGCAAAAAGCTGCACACAGGCCGTTCGCGTAATGATCAGGTGGCAACCGACCTTAAGCTTTGGTGTCGTCAACAGGGTCAACAACTGCTGATGGCGCTGGATCGTCTGCAAGCTCAGATGGTGGCGGTGGCGAAGCAGCATCAAACCACAGTGTTACCTGGTTACACCCATTTACAACGCGCCCAGCCGGTGACATTTGCCCATTGGTGTTTAGCCTATGTCGAAATGTTCGAGCGTGACTACTCACGTTTAGATGATGCGATCAAACGTCTCGATACCTGCCCACTAGGCTCGGGGGCATTGGCCGGTACTGCTTATCCGATTGACCGTGAAAAAGTGGCGCATAACTTAGGGTTTCGCCGCGCAACCCGCAACTCGCTCGACTCTGTGTCTGATCGCGATCATGTGATGGAGCTGATGTCGGTGGCCTCTATCTCGATGTTGCACCTGTCGCGTCTTGCCGAAGATATGATTTTCTACAACTCAGGAGAGTCTAACTTTATTGAGTTGGCTGATACGGTCACGTCAGGATCTTCATTGATGCCGCAGAAGAAAAACCCAGATGCGTTGGAGCTTATCCGTGGTAAAACAGGTCGTGTCTACGGCTCATTGGCCGCAATGATGATGACAGTCAAAGCCCTACCTCTTGCCTACAACAAAGATATGCAAGAAGACAAAGAAGGGCTGTTTGACGCGCTGGATACCTGGAACGACTGTATGGAAATGGCGGCGCTGTGCTTTGATGGCATTAAGGTCAATCAGGAGCGCACTTTGGAAGCGGCGAAGCAAGGTTATGCGAACGCGACTGAACTTGCCGATTACCTGGTGGCGAAAGGCATTCCATTCCGTGAAGCGCACCATATTGTTGGTGTCGCTGTGGTCGGAGCCATTGCCAAAGGGTGTGCACTTGAAGAACTCTCTATCGCAGAACTGAAAGAGTTCTCTGAGGTGATTGAAGAGGATGTCTACGCCATTCTGACCATTGAATCATGTCTAGAAAAACGCAGTGCTTTGGGTGGGGTTTCACCTAAACAAGTTGCCCACGCAGTTGAGCAAGCGGAAGGACGTTTAATCAAGCGTGATACCTCGGCAGTGAAAGTACGCCCTGCACGTTTGACAGATATCGAAGCACTTGAGGGCATGGTTACCTACTGGGCCAACATGGGAGAAAACTTGCCTCGTTCTCGCAGTGAGCTTGTTCGTGATATTGGTTCATTTGCGGTAGCAGAGCATCATGGAGAAGTCACAGGTTGCGCCTCACTCTATGTGTATGACTCCGGTTTAGCTGAAATCCGCTCTTTGGGGGTTGAGGCTGGCTGGCAAGGTCAAGGACAAGGAACGGCAATCGTGCAGTACTTGGTTGAAAAAGCCCGTCAGATGGCGATCAAAAAGGTGTTTGTCTTAACTCGCACCCCTGAGTTCTTTATGAAGCAGGCGTTTCTACCTACTTCAAAATCGCTGTTGCCAGAAAAGGTACTCAAAGACTGTGAGCAGTGTCCACGTCAACACGCTTGTGATGAAGTTGCGTTGGAAGTGAATCTCGTGGAGCAAGCGATCGTTCGAGTTAACGTTGCGTAA
- a CDS encoding DUF3624 domain-containing protein: MSCRDCRSHWFWKKIGRCQRCMDQLTVLSVLCWIVWWWLYRDNPQSIESIALIFAGFAFNALLFLHLWMRFVILPWKRRNGKLDE, encoded by the coding sequence ATGAGCTGTCGAGACTGCCGTTCCCACTGGTTTTGGAAAAAGATAGGCCGCTGTCAACGCTGCATGGATCAACTGACGGTGCTTTCTGTGCTGTGCTGGATCGTTTGGTGGTGGCTCTATCGTGATAATCCACAGAGTATCGAGTCGATCGCTTTGATCTTTGCCGGTTTCGCATTCAACGCCCTGTTGTTTCTGCACCTATGGATGCGGTTTGTCATTTTGCCGTGGAAGCGACGTAACGGAAAGTTGGACGAATGA
- a CDS encoding glutathione peroxidase has translation MLVSKEGQNIPNVTFPTRQGDAWVNVSTEELFKDKTVIVFSLPGAFTPTCSSSHLPRYNELFPVFKEHGVDEILCVSVNDTFVMNAWKQDQEAENITFIPDGNGEFTDGMGMLVDKNDLGFGKRSWRYSMLVKNGVVEKMFIEPNEPGDPFKVSDADTMLSYIAPDYKTQESITVFTKPGCPFCNKAKQNLIDHGLQYEEVVLGKDATTVSLRAISGRSTVPQVFIGGKHIGGSEELEAFLG, from the coding sequence ATGTTGGTATCAAAAGAAGGTCAGAACATTCCAAACGTAACTTTTCCAACTCGTCAAGGTGACGCTTGGGTTAACGTCAGCACTGAAGAGTTGTTCAAAGACAAAACAGTGATTGTGTTTAGCTTACCCGGCGCGTTTACTCCGACCTGTTCATCAAGCCACTTACCTCGCTACAACGAGCTGTTCCCTGTGTTCAAAGAGCACGGTGTGGACGAGATCCTGTGTGTCTCGGTTAACGATACCTTCGTGATGAACGCTTGGAAGCAAGATCAGGAAGCAGAAAACATCACCTTTATTCCAGACGGCAACGGTGAGTTCACGGATGGCATGGGGATGCTGGTTGACAAAAACGACTTAGGTTTTGGCAAACGTTCATGGCGTTACAGCATGCTAGTGAAAAACGGCGTCGTAGAAAAAATGTTCATTGAGCCTAATGAGCCAGGCGACCCGTTCAAAGTGTCTGATGCCGATACTATGCTCAGCTACATTGCGCCAGACTACAAAACACAAGAATCAATCACTGTGTTCACTAAACCAGGGTGTCCGTTCTGTAACAAGGCGAAGCAAAACCTGATTGATCACGGCCTTCAGTATGAAGAGGTTGTGCTAGGTAAAGATGCGACAACCGTTAGTTTACGTGCAATTTCAGGCCGCTCTACCGTGCCGCAAGTCTTTATTGGTGGTAAACACATCGGTGGTAGTGAAGAGTTGGAAGCATTTCTAGGCTAA
- the oxyR gene encoding DNA-binding transcriptional regulator OxyR, giving the protein MNIRDFEYLVALAEHKHFRKAAEACFVSQPTLSGQIRKLEDEIGTALLERSSRRVLFTDAGLQLVDQAKRVLSEVKTFKDMASGQAGEMVGPLHIGFIPTVGPYLLPKIVPMLKQRFPELELYLHEAQTQQLVRQLEEGKLDCLVLASVAETAPFKEIEVFNEPLSIAVPCDHEWASRDQVDMLDLNGRTVLALGDGHCLRDQALGFCFAAGAKDDERFKATSLETLRNMVAAGAGITLLPHLSLPKEQQKDGVCYVKAVNPVPSRSIVLAYRPGSPLRSRFEQLASAIKEQLSTEIAG; this is encoded by the coding sequence ATGAATATCCGCGATTTTGAGTATTTGGTTGCTTTGGCCGAGCATAAGCATTTTCGCAAAGCCGCAGAAGCTTGTTTCGTCAGCCAACCCACGCTAAGTGGCCAGATTCGAAAACTAGAGGATGAGATCGGTACTGCCCTGCTCGAACGCAGTAGTCGGCGTGTGTTGTTTACCGACGCTGGATTGCAGCTGGTGGATCAAGCGAAACGGGTTCTCTCTGAGGTCAAAACCTTTAAAGATATGGCCAGTGGTCAGGCGGGTGAGATGGTGGGCCCACTGCATATCGGCTTTATTCCTACCGTCGGCCCGTACTTGCTGCCAAAAATTGTACCTATGCTCAAGCAGCGCTTTCCCGAGTTAGAGCTTTACTTACACGAAGCGCAAACCCAACAGTTAGTGCGCCAGCTCGAAGAAGGTAAGCTCGATTGTTTGGTACTGGCTTCAGTGGCTGAAACCGCGCCATTTAAAGAAATCGAAGTGTTCAACGAGCCGTTGAGCATTGCTGTGCCTTGTGACCATGAGTGGGCCTCGCGCGACCAGGTCGATATGCTCGATCTTAACGGCCGTACTGTTTTGGCCTTAGGTGATGGTCATTGCTTGCGCGATCAGGCGCTCGGTTTCTGTTTTGCTGCAGGAGCCAAAGATGACGAGCGGTTTAAAGCCACAAGCCTTGAGACGCTGCGCAATATGGTAGCCGCCGGGGCAGGGATTACGTTGTTGCCACACCTTTCGCTGCCGAAAGAGCAGCAAAAAGATGGGGTGTGTTATGTAAAAGCGGTCAATCCGGTGCCATCTCGCAGCATAGTGTTGGCGTATCGACCAGGCTCACCACTGCGTTCTCGCTTTGAGCAACTCGCGTCTGCAATCAAAGAACAGTTATCCACTGAAATAGCCGGTTAA